The sequence CCCGAGCAACTGATCTCGCCGCCGCGGCAGACACCATGGATTTTCATACCGCCTTCAATTTTTAAAATGGAATTGTACACGCCTTTGTGGCAGAAGAAATCGCCGGCGCAGCTGATTTCAGAGTTCTGGACATAACTGACGTCACAGAGAACACTGGCCGAGGCGGCCAGTCCTTTGGTGGCCATGAAGAAACCTACAATCTTCAGGGCATTTTTAAGATAAAGCGTATCTTTAAGCTGAAGCGGTCCTAATCCGATCATAAAATGCTTCACCGAACGTATCGCCTGATCAAGCTCCGGGGATACAAACCCGCGTTCCTGGCTGTTAAGCAGTCTCTCCAGCTCTTCAACCTTCTTTGGCAATTGTTGAAAATTCTTCTCCAGGATGACCTTGAACAGCTGGCCAACACTCGTATTGGCGGATACTCCCTGCAGCTGCTCAATCTGATGAACACAGAGCGTAAGCTCTTCACAGACTTCCTGCATGGTTTTGATAAACTCGGATCTAGAGACATGTTTCTCTCCGACAAGTATTTTACTGGCTATAATATTATTTCTTACTGCCAGTCCCGTTTCTGCTTTAATATCAGCGCCTGAGATAGAACCCTGTACTTTGACTGTGCCAGAGGAATGAATATACAGTCCGTCCGCAACATTGCCCCCGATAAACACATCGCCTGGAAAGTCGATGCTTCCGGTGCTCAGATCAACATCTTTGTTTTGAATAAACGCGTTTTCAACTAAGTATGTATTTTTATTGACCCTTACCGGTGTACCGGAACAGGAGGCTTTAACTTCCATATTCTCAGTCAGATAGACATTCTTCTTCATTGTAATCATGAAGTCTTTGATTTTATCAACCTGAGTGGCTTTTCCGAAAATGTTCGTACCAGGGACCCCTTCTTTACCCGGGATCTTTCTGGCCAGAATATCATCCTTCTGGCAAAGGACAATCTTACAGGCGAAATAATCAATTTTTTCTTCATTACTTTCTTCATTCTGAAATACGGGTTCACCAACATAGTCGATTAACTGGGGCTGAACAGTTGGAATCGGCAGGGTTGCTTCAGCGATGACAATTTCGCTTTCACCATTGACTACCATAAAATCCGCCCAAAGATTGCTTTTTATTCCATAAACAATTCCTTTGTCATTGATTTCTTTTATCAGGTTTGCTTCCGTTGGCAGCTCATCAGGTTCAGGGGAAGCATTAAAGGAAACATGTTGTTCCAGTACAAGCTGCGAATAATTTGGGAGAGAATTGGCCAGGACAAATTTACCCGCACAGGCATGTCTGACTCTCGCGACAGCTTTGCTGCCATCCGGCTCAACTGAGATTTTCCAGGATAGTTCGCCCTGCTGGACCAAAGGATAGAATTCAAAGGTATCGCCTTTATTAACAGGCATTTCGTATCCAATCTCGTTGCCCAGCATAAATAATTTTCCGGCATGCGGATAAGGAACGATGCTTTGAACCCGCGATCCGGGATAAATCGAATATTTGACTTGATCCCAGAGGACCCGAGTATCTTCCTCCTGGGTGTCTTCCTGCGGAAAATTTTGTTTGTCCGGATCCGGCAAAATTACGTTTACCTTATAGAGCCTGCTGAAGACTCCCGGTTTCTCTATGGTTTCTATCTGCAGCTCTTCAGGATCACAGCCCCATTCCCGAGACCATTTCTCTCTGATTTCTTCCAACGTTTTACCTGTTGCAATCATTTCTTTCATGGCCCGCACTCTCCTTAAACAACCTGGAAAAATAGTCTGATTTTAAAAACAAAACGTGTAGGACTTTAGTCCTAAAAATCGCATATATTAAATAAAAGTATTAAAATAATAACGAAAATAAGCCAAAAAATTATCTTTAAAATTACAATTTTTTTAAAAAAAGAATACTGTAATAGCATAATTACAGTATTTTATGATTATTCTCTCTCATTTTACTGACTATTTCGATATTTGTCTACAAGAGAAT comes from Dehalobacter sp. and encodes:
- a CDS encoding FapA family protein; protein product: MKEMIATGKTLEEIREKWSREWGCDPEELQIETIEKPGVFSRLYKVNVILPDPDKQNFPQEDTQEEDTRVLWDQVKYSIYPGSRVQSIVPYPHAGKLFMLGNEIGYEMPVNKGDTFEFYPLVQQGELSWKISVEPDGSKAVARVRHACAGKFVLANSLPNYSQLVLEQHVSFNASPEPDELPTEANLIKEINDKGIVYGIKSNLWADFMVVNGESEIVIAEATLPIPTVQPQLIDYVGEPVFQNEESNEEKIDYFACKIVLCQKDDILARKIPGKEGVPGTNIFGKATQVDKIKDFMITMKKNVYLTENMEVKASCSGTPVRVNKNTYLVENAFIQNKDVDLSTGSIDFPGDVFIGGNVADGLYIHSSGTVKVQGSISGADIKAETGLAVRNNIIASKILVGEKHVSRSEFIKTMQEVCEELTLCVHQIEQLQGVSANTSVGQLFKVILEKNFQQLPKKVEELERLLNSQERGFVSPELDQAIRSVKHFMIGLGPLQLKDTLYLKNALKIVGFFMATKGLAASASVLCDVSYVQNSEISCAGDFFCHKGVYNSILKIEGGMKIHGVCRGGEISCSGDVYIWELGGSNISATTIKASKDSHINIEFCHANIKIFIGKELIKIDEPAQKVDVFRDKGNLQVGKLRWDGSTR